TGACACTTCGATAATCGCTTCACCTAAACGATATTGATCTCCGAAAAAGAGCTCCGTTTCATCAATGGCGTACACAGTAATGTTCTCGCGAAATAGCGCTGAATCAGGTAAGGGGTGAATCACGTCTTGCCACATGGCGTAGTTCGATTTACTGTATAAACAAACCGCTTTGTCAGGACCGCCATGATCTTTGTACTCTTGCTCGTCTTCTACAAAACCTGTCCGAGAAAGCCACATTTTTGCTTGGATGGGCTTTTTATTCAAAGCACTTTTCATAGGACGTCTGTCTTCGTATTGCAATGATTCGATTTTGCCAGTCGATATCGCATAAATTGCATAATTCATTGAAATCACCCTCCATCCTTGTCTTACTTTAATTTTAGCCTAATTTGTTGTGTTCGTCATGGTTTTTCGGCGTAAATGTTGTACAATAATGTTAATATAATAAGTCACAATGAAGGAGTGGGCTCATGAGTAATAAACAACTTAAACTAATGACGCTAGATGAAGCTGTCAGTCGTATTGAAGACGGCATGACGGTTGGGATTGGCACAGGCAGTACAGTAGAGTTACTTGTGCCTAAAATTGCGGAATTGATTCATGAAAAGGGGTATCAATTGATTGGTGTGTGCACATCAGAACGCACGGAAAATCAAGCGAAATCATTGAACATTCCGATTGCACATATTAACGACGTACAACATATTGATATCGCGATAGATGGTGCTGACGAAATCGATCCAAAACTGAACTTAATTAAAGGTGGCGGCGGTGCATTGTTCCGTGAAAAAGTCGTGGACACTTTCGCTGACCGATTTATCGTCATTGCCGACCAATCGAAACTGGTCGATTATTTAGGTCAAACTTTTAAATTGCCAGTTGAAGTAGACCGCTTTAATTGGAAACAAGTGGCACAGTTAATCGAAAAAGAATTCGATATTGAAGTGACACGTCGAATGGTGGAAGATACACCGTTTATTACAGATAACGGCAACTATATTTTAGATTGTGCTTTGAATCGAGAAATTGATCCGTATCTGGTGCATGAGTTTTTAATTCATCTCGTTGGTGTATTGGAGACAGGTTACTTTTTAGATACAGTAGAAGAAGCTATCGTAGGTACGGAACAAGGTGTGAAACTGATTAAACTGTCAGATATTAAATAAATCATAAGAAAGTCTGGGATAACGTCATGCTATCCCAGTCTTTACTATAGGTATTTTCAATGTTGTGTACATCGCATTGAATAACGATGGCTTCATCATTTCATTAACAGTGGATGAAATGACCTAAAAAGTGTGCGGCCAACTTTGCTGTACGTTGGTCGATATCATATTTTGGATTGGTTTCTGCAATACTAATTGAAGTGACTTTGTCAGATTGTAAAATACGGCGTCCCAGTTCTAAAACAGTGTAAGGTGTGAGCCCAAGAACCGCATTCGCACTGACACCTGGGGCATAAGCACTATCAATGACATCCATACAAATTGTGAATAAAATGACGTCATGTTCATTGATAAAATGATCAAGTTTATCTTTGACTGGCGGACAAATTTGACCCATTAATTCTTCTGCAAGGACATATTGCGTATTCGTTTTGTTAGCGTAATCGAACAATGCTTGTGTATTGCTTGTACGCTGAATGCCTAACACGAAATAGTCTAAATGCGCATCTTCTGTTAACATTTGATGAAAACTTGTCCCAGATGTAGAATAGCCTTCTTGTCGGTTGTCAAAATGCGCGTCAATGTTAATCAAACCGATTGATTGCTCTTGGTAAGCTTCGCGAACACCGAGATATTGTGCGTACGCAATATCATGTCCGCCTCCGAGTAGAAATGTGCGGTGATGATGACGTAATAATTGTGCGACATAGTGACCGAACGCTTGTTGAGAGGTGATTAAATCTTCGGCCGAGTGTGTCCAGTTACCATATTCGATAATGTTTAAATCTGTTGAAGCGGGCAAACCGGCAAATGCACTTTTAATCGCATCCGGACCTTCTTTTGCGCCCACACGACCTTTATT
Above is a genomic segment from Staphylococcus delphini containing:
- a CDS encoding MOSC domain-containing protein: MNYAIYAISTGKIESLQYEDRRPMKSALNKKPIQAKMWLSRTGFVEDEQEYKDHGGPDKAVCLYSKSNYAMWQDVIHPLPDSALFRENITVYAIDETELFFGDQYRLGEAIIEVSEIREPCWKLQSKYGYPQLVKDMSKSGKTGCYFRVIKEGFVSPNSNLALVKHAPESTRLSVQALNDIYYNDRKNKVRIAYALNNPYLTEKRKSVLEKMLAQCSK
- a CDS encoding ribose 5-phosphate isomerase A; this encodes MSNKQLKLMTLDEAVSRIEDGMTVGIGTGSTVELLVPKIAELIHEKGYQLIGVCTSERTENQAKSLNIPIAHINDVQHIDIAIDGADEIDPKLNLIKGGGGALFREKVVDTFADRFIVIADQSKLVDYLGQTFKLPVEVDRFNWKQVAQLIEKEFDIEVTRRMVEDTPFITDNGNYILDCALNREIDPYLVHEFLIHLVGVLETGYFLDTVEEAIVGTEQGVKLIKLSDIK
- the hutG gene encoding formimidoylglutamase, with amino-acid sequence MYQKPNQKLWTGRLDSETDRQAFRHFQTVQFVDLENEAPQDGDIALLGYAIDEGVRLNKGRVGAKEGPDAIKSAFAGLPASTDLNIIEYGNWTHSAEDLITSQQAFGHYVAQLLRHHHRTFLLGGGHDIAYAQYLGVREAYQEQSIGLINIDAHFDNRQEGYSTSGTSFHQMLTEDAHLDYFVLGIQRTSNTQALFDYANKTNTQYVLAEELMGQICPPVKDKLDHFINEHDVILFTICMDVIDSAYAPGVSANAVLGLTPYTVLELGRRILQSDKVTSISIAETNPKYDIDQRTAKLAAHFLGHFIHC